A window from Sporichthya brevicatena encodes these proteins:
- a CDS encoding SpoIIE family protein phosphatase, which yields MPAASELVLAAEPDAATKARRFVAAELADAPEDTVSTAELVVTELVTNSVLHAAAPIVVRVRGMDGGARIEVEDGGRDLPIAPPLNPHSMTGRGLALVAATTAGWGVEPAANGRKIVWAEVSSGPGGANAHPLADLDLSQFADADDNDTDEPVFTVRLGSVPTDLLLAAKGHVDNVLREFHLVTAGTDLLESRPPPELVELIDTMAEDFALARNEIKRQAVAAAERGDVETDLVLTLPVSAAAAGERYLAALDKVDAYARNAALLTLETPPAHRVFRQWYVQGLIDRLRALAAGGPLPVVPSFPQALAAEVTRLSTLRDVSDRLSRLQLITGELSQARGVADIAETLTSSAARHLDATGSAIHLLRGATLEPLAAGGEADGRVVDLTSDDPVAEVARTRRSLELRGRAAGERFPGLAARFAEDRTLHVAPLVVGAECIGVLTVTFPLVGLDEESRSSIVTTLADTLAQALERAISSERVAEANAKLAAANERLAFIADASIVLSGTLDYDATLQATLNLMVPRFADWCSVQLAEDGALRMAAIAHVDPERNVVAQEMMRRYPVQPNTDIGTGRAIRTMQPELFDHVTPDMLATAAVDLGHLKLLHQLGSDTALVVPFSFQDEIAGVLTLVYADDSRRYVPSDVPFAQDIARRVAAALRSAAAYREKTGQLADVRRVADAAQRAILAPPPAQIGPVALAARYIGAAAEAQVGGDLYEVVARRGSVRLLIGDVRGKGLSAVRMATIVLGEFRAVAAELADLPAVATQLDRRLRPHLGEEDFVTALLAEISDDGSFSVTSCGHPPALLLTDSQVIEVGSEFTLPLGLGAEPVVDTGRLSPGDRLLLYTDGAIETRDSEGRFLNFVELLRLELGRDHGELLDAVLTSLRARAGRSRLNDDLALLIAEYRGPA from the coding sequence GTGCCGGCTGCGTCCGAGCTGGTGCTCGCCGCCGAGCCGGACGCCGCCACCAAGGCCCGCCGGTTCGTCGCCGCCGAGCTGGCCGACGCCCCCGAGGACACGGTCAGCACGGCCGAGCTCGTCGTCACCGAACTCGTCACGAACTCGGTGCTGCACGCCGCGGCACCCATCGTCGTGCGCGTGCGGGGCATGGACGGCGGGGCGCGGATCGAGGTCGAGGACGGGGGCCGCGACCTGCCGATCGCGCCGCCGCTGAACCCGCACTCGATGACCGGACGCGGCCTCGCTCTCGTCGCCGCGACCACCGCGGGCTGGGGGGTCGAGCCGGCCGCGAACGGGCGCAAGATCGTCTGGGCCGAGGTGAGCTCGGGGCCCGGCGGGGCGAACGCGCACCCGCTCGCCGACCTCGACCTCAGCCAGTTCGCCGACGCGGACGACAACGACACCGACGAGCCGGTCTTCACCGTCCGGCTCGGCTCGGTGCCGACCGACCTGCTGCTCGCGGCGAAGGGCCACGTCGACAACGTCCTGCGCGAGTTCCACCTCGTCACCGCGGGGACCGACCTGCTGGAGAGCCGGCCCCCGCCCGAGCTCGTCGAGCTCATCGACACGATGGCGGAGGACTTCGCCCTCGCCCGGAACGAGATCAAGCGCCAGGCTGTCGCCGCGGCCGAGCGGGGTGACGTCGAGACCGACCTGGTGCTGACGCTGCCCGTCTCGGCGGCCGCCGCGGGTGAGCGGTACCTGGCGGCGCTGGACAAGGTCGACGCCTACGCGCGCAACGCGGCGCTGCTGACGTTGGAGACGCCGCCGGCGCACCGGGTGTTCCGCCAGTGGTACGTCCAGGGGCTCATCGACCGGTTGCGCGCCCTCGCCGCCGGTGGCCCGCTCCCGGTCGTGCCGAGCTTCCCGCAGGCGCTGGCGGCCGAGGTCACGCGGCTCTCGACGCTGCGCGACGTCTCGGACCGGCTCAGCCGGCTGCAGCTCATCACTGGCGAGCTCAGCCAGGCGCGCGGGGTCGCGGACATCGCCGAGACCCTGACCTCCTCCGCGGCCCGGCACCTCGACGCCACCGGGTCGGCGATCCATCTGCTCCGCGGCGCGACGCTGGAGCCGCTCGCCGCCGGGGGCGAGGCCGACGGCCGCGTCGTCGACCTCACGAGCGACGACCCCGTCGCCGAGGTGGCCCGGACCCGGCGGTCCCTCGAGTTGCGCGGGCGCGCCGCCGGCGAGCGCTTCCCCGGCCTCGCAGCCCGCTTCGCCGAAGACCGGACCCTGCACGTCGCCCCGCTGGTGGTGGGCGCGGAATGCATCGGGGTCCTGACCGTGACGTTCCCGCTCGTCGGACTCGACGAGGAGAGCCGCAGCTCGATCGTCACGACGCTCGCGGACACCCTGGCGCAGGCCCTGGAACGGGCGATCAGCTCGGAGCGGGTCGCCGAGGCCAACGCGAAGTTGGCCGCCGCGAACGAGCGGCTGGCGTTCATCGCGGACGCCTCGATCGTGCTCTCCGGCACGCTCGACTACGACGCGACGTTGCAGGCGACGCTGAACCTGATGGTCCCTCGGTTCGCCGACTGGTGTTCGGTACAGCTCGCCGAGGACGGCGCCCTGCGCATGGCCGCGATCGCACACGTCGACCCGGAGCGGAACGTCGTTGCGCAGGAGATGATGCGGCGCTACCCGGTGCAGCCGAACACTGACATCGGCACCGGCCGGGCGATCCGCACCATGCAGCCGGAGCTGTTCGACCACGTCACGCCCGACATGCTCGCCACGGCCGCCGTGGACCTGGGGCATCTGAAGCTGCTGCACCAGCTCGGTAGCGACACCGCGCTGGTCGTGCCGTTCTCGTTCCAGGACGAGATCGCCGGCGTCCTGACGCTCGTGTATGCGGACGACTCCCGGCGCTACGTCCCCAGCGACGTGCCGTTCGCGCAGGACATCGCGCGCCGGGTCGCGGCGGCGCTGCGCTCGGCCGCGGCGTACCGGGAGAAGACGGGGCAGCTCGCGGACGTCCGTCGCGTCGCCGACGCCGCACAGCGCGCGATCCTCGCCCCGCCGCCCGCGCAGATCGGCCCGGTCGCCCTCGCCGCGCGGTACATCGGCGCCGCGGCCGAGGCCCAGGTCGGCGGGGACCTGTACGAGGTCGTCGCCCGGCGCGGGTCGGTCCGGCTGCTGATCGGGGATGTCCGGGGCAAGGGGCTGTCCGCGGTACGGATGGCGACGATCGTGCTCGGCGAGTTCCGGGCCGTCGCGGCGGAGCTAGCGGACCTGCCGGCCGTCGCCACCCAGCTCGACCGGCGGCTGCGCCCCCACCTCGGGGAGGAGGACTTCGTCACCGCCCTCCTGGCCGAGATCTCCGACGACGGCAGCTTCTCCGTCACGTCCTGCGGGCACCCGCCCGCCCTGCTGCTGACGGACAGTCAGGTTATCGAGGTCGGGTCGGAGTTCACCCTCCCCCTGGGCCTGGGCGCAGAGCCCGTCGTCGACACCGGCCGCCTCTCCCCCGGCGACCGGCTCCTGCTCTACACCGACGGCGCCATCGAGACCCGGGACAGCGAGGGCCGGTTCCTCAACTTCGTCGAGCTCCTCCGCCTCGAGCTCGGCCGCGACCACGGCGAGCTCCTCGACGCCGTCCTCACCTCGCTCCGCGCCCGCGCCGGCCGCTCCCGCCTCAACGACGACCTCGCCCTCCTGATCGCCGAGTACCGCGGCCCCGCCTGA
- a CDS encoding DUF5709 domain-containing protein — protein sequence MSQPSEDNEIYNGYSVDDEDQPQSMGDSLVDERGLKEPLDEGFSPPEKWSAGQRYGNTDWEESHGESLDQRLAQEEPENRDDDRESVGGEVGAQRAGRLVEDDAGARSDTDKDLFATDVGIDGAGASAEEAAVHVIPDPDEIPDAERVVDEVGTDVLDDADPTELALSDEELLDAERRVALPEDSKL from the coding sequence ATGTCGCAGCCGTCGGAGGACAACGAGATCTACAACGGCTACAGCGTCGACGACGAGGACCAGCCCCAGTCGATGGGCGACAGCCTGGTCGACGAGCGAGGCCTGAAGGAGCCGCTCGACGAGGGGTTCTCCCCGCCCGAGAAGTGGTCCGCCGGTCAGCGCTACGGGAACACCGACTGGGAGGAGTCCCACGGGGAGTCCCTGGACCAGCGGCTCGCACAGGAGGAGCCTGAGAACCGCGACGACGACCGGGAGTCCGTCGGCGGTGAGGTCGGTGCCCAGCGGGCCGGCCGCCTGGTCGAGGACGACGCCGGAGCGCGGAGCGATACTGACAAGGACCTGTTCGCCACGGACGTCGGCATCGACGGTGCCGGCGCATCGGCCGAGGAGGCAGCAGTGCACGTGATCCCGGATCCGGACGAGATTCCCGACGCCGAGCGCGTCGTCGACGAGGTCGGCACGGACGTGCTGGACGACGCCGACCCCACCGAGCTCGCGTTGTCCGACGAGGAGCTGCTCGACGCGGAACGACGCGTCGCGCTGCCGGAGGACAGCAAGCTCTGA
- a CDS encoding ANTAR domain-containing protein, producing the protein MIEVEQNSPETAEDPRLTQLQAEVDGLRLAMRNRGVIEQAKGMVMLRLDVDEDAAFDHLRVLSNRTNRKLVDVATDVVRTRGADVAPD; encoded by the coding sequence ATGATCGAGGTCGAGCAGAACTCTCCGGAGACCGCCGAGGACCCCCGCCTGACGCAGCTTCAGGCCGAGGTGGACGGCCTGCGCCTCGCGATGCGCAACCGCGGGGTGATCGAGCAGGCGAAGGGCATGGTGATGCTCCGGCTCGACGTCGACGAGGACGCCGCGTTCGACCACCTCCGGGTGCTGTCGAACCGCACGAACCGCAAGCTGGTCGACGTCGCCACCGACGTGGTGCGCACGCGGGGAGCGGACGTCGCACCCGACTGA
- a CDS encoding PIG-L deacetylase family protein, whose protein sequence is MTDVTPEQTRVLVVTAHPDDVDYGVAGSIARWTAEGIEVAYCIVTDGDAGGSDPSITRAEMAAQRREEQLKAASVVGVRQVEFLGYPDGRLTVSLELRRDISRVIRQFRPTRVITQNPIRDLRSMYGSHPDHTATGEATFCAVYPDARNEFAHPELVAAEGLAPHTVSEIWMLAPGGGDVTVDITDTFDRKMAALWAHVSQTAHLTDLEDRMRAWATAQAAAGNLPAGRLGESFVVLDTR, encoded by the coding sequence ATGACCGACGTCACGCCCGAACAGACCCGTGTCCTTGTCGTCACCGCCCATCCCGACGACGTCGACTACGGCGTCGCCGGCTCGATCGCCCGCTGGACCGCGGAGGGCATCGAGGTCGCCTACTGCATCGTCACCGACGGCGACGCCGGCGGGAGCGACCCCTCGATCACGCGCGCCGAGATGGCCGCTCAGCGGCGTGAGGAGCAGCTCAAGGCCGCGTCGGTGGTCGGCGTCCGGCAGGTCGAGTTCCTCGGCTACCCGGACGGCCGCCTGACGGTCAGCCTGGAGCTGCGCCGCGACATCTCCCGCGTGATTCGGCAGTTCCGGCCGACGCGTGTGATCACCCAGAATCCGATCCGCGACCTGCGCAGCATGTACGGCAGCCACCCGGACCACACGGCCACCGGCGAGGCCACGTTCTGCGCCGTCTACCCCGACGCCCGCAACGAATTCGCCCACCCGGAGCTGGTCGCCGCGGAGGGTCTCGCGCCCCACACCGTGTCCGAGATCTGGATGCTGGCGCCGGGCGGGGGCGACGTCACGGTCGACATCACCGACACCTTCGACCGCAAGATGGCGGCGCTGTGGGCGCACGTGTCCCAGACGGCCCACCTGACCGATCTCGAGGACCGCATGCGCGCGTGGGCCACCGCCCAGGCGGCGGCCGGGAACCTGCCGGCGGGCCGCCTCGGCGAGTCGTTCGTCGTGCTCGACACCCGCTGA
- a CDS encoding SRPBCC family protein: MTLLKTVDVAVPVSTAYNQWTQLEEFPRFMDGVESVQQIDDTRSRWKTNVMGAEREFETRITEQIPDERIAWTTTNGETEQAGVVTFHRLDEAQTRLTLQMDIEGGMLEKLGLATGVIGRQIDGDLGRFKEFIEQRGAETGGWRGEVERPKP, translated from the coding sequence ATGACGCTGCTCAAGACGGTCGACGTCGCCGTCCCCGTGTCGACGGCCTACAACCAGTGGACGCAGCTGGAGGAGTTCCCGCGCTTCATGGACGGCGTCGAGTCGGTCCAGCAGATCGACGACACCCGCAGCCGCTGGAAGACCAACGTGATGGGCGCCGAGCGTGAGTTCGAGACCCGCATCACCGAGCAGATCCCGGACGAGCGGATCGCCTGGACCACGACCAACGGCGAGACCGAGCAGGCCGGCGTCGTCACGTTCCACCGCCTCGACGAGGCGCAGACCCGCCTCACCCTGCAGATGGACATCGAGGGCGGGATGCTCGAGAAGCTCGGACTCGCCACCGGCGTGATCGGCCGCCAGATCGACGGCGACCTGGGCCGGTTCAAGGAGTTCATCGAGCAGCGCGGCGCCGAGACCGGCGGCTGGCGCGGCGAGGTCGAGCGGCCGAAGCCCTGA
- a CDS encoding VOC family protein, with product MDVLSSRVLVRPTDHARSRHFYEETLGLAVFREFGPADHPGVVFHLGNGLLELSGSSESGPNDAIAMWIQVRNVHKQHERLERAGVPILRPPVQEPWGLIECWIADPDGMKIVLVEVPADHPLRRDQRP from the coding sequence ATGGACGTCCTGAGCAGTCGCGTACTGGTGCGCCCGACGGACCACGCCCGGTCCCGCCACTTCTACGAGGAGACGCTCGGTCTCGCGGTGTTCCGCGAGTTCGGGCCGGCCGACCACCCCGGCGTGGTGTTCCACCTGGGCAACGGGCTGCTGGAGCTCTCCGGCTCCTCCGAGAGCGGACCGAACGACGCGATCGCCATGTGGATCCAGGTCCGCAACGTCCACAAGCAGCACGAACGGCTCGAACGGGCGGGCGTCCCGATCCTCCGGCCGCCGGTCCAGGAGCCCTGGGGGCTCATCGAGTGCTGGATCGCCGACCCCGACGGCATGAAGATCGTCCTGGTCGAGGTCCCGGCCGACCATCCGCTTCGCCGGGACCAGCGTCCGTAA
- a CDS encoding nitrate/nitrite transporter, translating into MTIAAESPGTSPEATTTAARPHWIDDWRPEDVEFWESKGKDIARRNLIFSIFSEHIGFSVWTMWSTLVLFLGPAYGLTPAEKFTIVSVAAGCGSFLRLPYTFAVAKFGGRNWTIVSAALLLLPTLATFFLLEPGISYETLLVLSAIAGVGGGNFASSMANINVFYPARLKGRALGLNAAGGNLGVATIQIVGLIILATAGVNHPKMVVGIYIPFIVVAAVLSAMYMDNITSAANEKGAMREVCKDAQTWIMSFLYIGTFGSFIGFGFAFGQVLLTQFPDQFPTARDAAEITFIGALIGSIARPVGGVMADRLGGALVTFWNFVGMAVFASLVWIASMQESLPLHLIGFVGLFITSGIGNGSTYKMIPMIFRAKAQLAVAAGEDSAVADKHARRMSGALIGIAGAIGAFGGVLVNIAFRESFLRNGTGDAAYLSFLLFYAACFVVTWWVYLRPRDGKLLGV; encoded by the coding sequence ATGACGATTGCCGCGGAGAGCCCGGGCACCAGCCCTGAGGCCACCACTACCGCCGCCCGGCCGCACTGGATCGACGACTGGCGGCCGGAGGACGTCGAGTTCTGGGAGTCGAAGGGCAAGGACATCGCCCGCCGGAACCTGATCTTCTCGATCTTCTCCGAGCACATCGGGTTCTCGGTCTGGACGATGTGGTCGACCCTCGTCCTGTTCCTCGGCCCGGCCTACGGCCTGACGCCGGCGGAGAAGTTCACCATCGTCTCGGTCGCCGCCGGTTGCGGGTCGTTCCTGCGCCTGCCGTACACCTTCGCGGTCGCGAAGTTCGGCGGGCGGAACTGGACGATCGTCTCCGCAGCCTTGCTGCTGCTCCCGACGCTGGCGACGTTCTTCCTGCTCGAGCCCGGCATCTCCTACGAGACGCTGCTCGTCCTCTCGGCGATCGCCGGCGTCGGTGGTGGCAACTTCGCCTCGTCGATGGCGAACATCAACGTCTTCTACCCGGCCCGGCTCAAGGGCCGCGCGCTCGGGCTCAACGCCGCCGGCGGCAACCTCGGTGTCGCGACGATCCAGATCGTCGGCCTGATCATCCTCGCCACGGCCGGCGTGAACCACCCGAAGATGGTCGTCGGCATCTACATCCCGTTCATCGTCGTCGCCGCGGTCCTCTCGGCGATGTACATGGACAACATCACCAGCGCTGCGAACGAGAAGGGCGCGATGCGGGAGGTCTGCAAGGACGCGCAGACCTGGATCATGTCCTTCCTCTACATCGGCACCTTCGGCTCGTTCATCGGCTTCGGCTTCGCCTTCGGCCAGGTCCTGCTCACGCAGTTCCCGGACCAGTTCCCGACGGCCCGTGACGCCGCGGAGATCACCTTCATCGGCGCCCTGATCGGCTCGATCGCCCGCCCGGTGGGCGGCGTCATGGCCGACCGGCTCGGCGGCGCACTGGTGACGTTCTGGAACTTCGTCGGGATGGCGGTCTTCGCCTCGCTGGTGTGGATCGCCTCGATGCAGGAGTCGCTGCCGTTGCACCTGATCGGCTTCGTCGGCCTGTTCATCACCTCGGGCATCGGCAACGGCTCGACCTACAAGATGATCCCGATGATCTTCCGGGCCAAGGCCCAGCTCGCGGTCGCCGCGGGCGAGGACTCGGCCGTCGCCGACAAGCACGCGCGCCGGATGTCCGGCGCCCTGATCGGCATCGCCGGTGCGATCGGCGCCTTCGGCGGCGTGCTCGTCAACATCGCCTTCCGCGAGTCCTTCCTCCGCAACGGCACGGGCGACGCCGCCTACCTGAGCTTCCTGCTCTTCTACGCGGCCTGCTTCGTCGTCACCTGGTGGGTCTACCTCCGGCCGCGCGACGGCAAGCTCCTCGGAGTCTGA
- a CDS encoding inorganic diphosphatase, with protein MQFDVTIEIPKGQRNKYEVDHVSGRIRLDRMLFTSTRYPADYGFVDDTLGEDGDPLDALVLVEEPTFPGCLILCRAIGMFRMTDEKGGDDKVLCVPANDPRVEHIRDIHHLSEFDRLEIQHFFEVYKDLEPGKSVEGATWVDRAAAEAEIVASRKRLADHGDAAH; from the coding sequence CTGCAGTTCGACGTCACGATCGAGATCCCCAAGGGGCAGCGCAACAAGTACGAGGTCGACCACGTGAGCGGCCGCATCCGGCTCGACCGGATGCTCTTCACCTCGACGCGCTACCCGGCCGACTACGGCTTCGTGGACGACACCCTCGGTGAGGACGGCGACCCGCTGGACGCCCTGGTCCTCGTGGAGGAGCCCACCTTCCCCGGCTGCCTGATCCTCTGCCGCGCGATCGGCATGTTCCGCATGACCGACGAGAAGGGCGGCGACGACAAGGTCCTCTGCGTGCCCGCGAACGACCCCCGCGTCGAGCACATCCGGGACATCCACCACCTCTCGGAGTTCGACCGTCTCGAGATCCAGCACTTCTTCGAGGTCTACAAGGACCTGGAGCCCGGCAAGTCCGTCGAGGGCGCGACCTGGGTCGACCGGGCCGCCGCGGAGGCCGAGATCGTCGCCTCGCGCAAGCGCCTCGCCGACCACGGTGACGCAGCTCACTGA
- the dacB gene encoding D-alanyl-D-alanine carboxypeptidase/D-alanyl-D-alanine endopeptidase: protein MGVPLRYRTLAGAAALALLPALAGGAVGAAEITPSPTAPDDVPQVLAPVDPASGTGPTATGLGSALADLLKPGPLGGVRGIAVVDVATGALLYEADGSRPITPASTTKVLTAAGILAALGPDAVLRTRVQRVVEPGAETAAPTPSPSPGATAPPAPPAKLVLVGGGDPLLSSLPKGTDKLPDYPRRASLVDLAVQTVRELNDEGITAVRLQYDGGIFPGPAASPHWPRTYTGDVVGPVMGLSADQGRSGPLNGGRVNDPALRTAQLFAAELERRGVDVLGSPAAGVAPAEAPTVAEVTSAPITALVEHMLVESDNDVAEALLRQIAIARGKPGTFHDGVATLLAELTALGIDVTGVTLHDGSGLSRDNRIPPQVIAKTLAVAAAGPRLELRPLIAGLAIAGTNGTLGQRFTSGAAVPARGVLRGKSGYLTGVVSLSGVVLDASGRLLAFDVAADAVRPGSGIAVRTTWDRVAGVLAKCGCS from the coding sequence GTGGGGGTTCCGCTGCGGTACCGCACGCTCGCGGGAGCGGCTGCGCTCGCGCTGCTGCCGGCGTTGGCGGGCGGCGCCGTCGGTGCGGCTGAGATCACACCGTCCCCGACCGCTCCGGACGACGTCCCGCAGGTCCTCGCCCCGGTCGACCCCGCGTCCGGGACCGGGCCGACCGCGACGGGCCTGGGCTCCGCCCTCGCCGACCTGCTGAAGCCCGGCCCGCTCGGCGGGGTGCGCGGGATCGCCGTCGTCGACGTCGCGACCGGCGCGCTGCTCTACGAGGCGGACGGCTCCCGTCCGATCACGCCCGCCTCCACGACGAAGGTCCTCACCGCGGCCGGCATCCTCGCGGCGCTCGGCCCCGACGCCGTGCTCCGCACCCGCGTGCAGCGGGTGGTCGAGCCGGGCGCCGAGACCGCGGCCCCGACGCCGTCCCCCTCGCCCGGGGCCACGGCCCCGCCCGCGCCGCCGGCCAAGCTCGTGCTCGTCGGCGGCGGCGACCCGCTGCTGTCCTCGCTGCCGAAGGGGACGGACAAGCTGCCCGACTACCCCCGGCGGGCCTCGCTGGTCGACCTCGCGGTGCAGACCGTCCGCGAGCTCAACGACGAGGGCATCACCGCGGTGCGCCTCCAGTACGACGGGGGGATCTTCCCCGGCCCCGCGGCCTCGCCGCACTGGCCGCGGACCTACACCGGTGACGTGGTCGGGCCGGTCATGGGCCTGTCCGCGGACCAGGGTCGCAGCGGGCCGCTGAACGGGGGACGCGTCAACGACCCCGCGCTGCGGACGGCGCAGTTGTTCGCCGCCGAGCTCGAGCGGCGGGGCGTCGACGTCCTGGGCTCGCCGGCCGCCGGGGTCGCGCCGGCCGAGGCGCCGACCGTCGCCGAGGTGACGTCCGCGCCGATCACCGCCCTGGTCGAGCACATGCTGGTCGAGTCCGACAACGACGTCGCCGAGGCGCTGCTGCGGCAGATCGCGATCGCCCGCGGCAAGCCGGGGACGTTTCACGACGGCGTCGCCACCCTGCTCGCGGAGCTGACCGCGCTCGGGATCGACGTCACCGGCGTGACGCTCCACGACGGCAGCGGGCTCTCCCGTGACAACCGGATCCCGCCGCAGGTGATCGCGAAGACCCTCGCCGTCGCCGCGGCCGGCCCGCGCCTGGAGCTGCGGCCGCTGATCGCCGGTCTCGCGATCGCCGGGACCAACGGCACCCTGGGGCAGCGGTTCACCTCCGGCGCCGCCGTCCCCGCCCGCGGCGTGCTGCGCGGGAAGAGCGGATACCTGACCGGCGTCGTCTCCCTCTCCGGCGTGGTCCTCGACGCCTCCGGCCGCCTGCTCGCGTTCGACGTCGCCGCCGACGCCGTCCGCCCCGGCTCCGGCATCGCCGTCCGCACCACCTGGGACCGCGTCGCCGGCGTTCTCGCCAAGTGCGGGTGCAGCTGA
- a CDS encoding zinc-dependent metalloprotease, with protein MIDWGVARATGKRLMPAPPRRTEIEINQVVGQLRTLALDSRAYVRDFTGMIPAGPEPPVLVVDRFRWLDVNVASFSELSAPLLERMAEERQGATGAVMSAFGSRVTGAELGALLAFVGSKVLGQYEPFLPAADAKEGERGSLLLVAPNIVAVERELQVDPTDFRLWVCLHEETHRTQFTAVPWLADHVRGEIREFLDATDVDPAAMLRQIGRAVQGLGDVARGQGSVLDLVATPDQKTALDRITAVMSLLEGHADFVMDGVGPEVIPSVGEIRSAFQRRRESASGLDALLRRLLGLEAKLKQYADGVKFVSAVVDAVGMAGFNKVWDSPATLPSLAELHDPAAWVARVHPAAPASAPAP; from the coding sequence ATGATCGACTGGGGCGTGGCCCGGGCCACCGGGAAGCGCCTGATGCCGGCGCCGCCCCGGCGGACCGAGATCGAGATCAACCAGGTGGTCGGGCAGCTGCGGACGCTGGCGCTCGACTCCCGCGCCTACGTGCGCGACTTCACCGGGATGATCCCGGCCGGGCCGGAGCCGCCCGTGCTCGTCGTCGACCGGTTCCGCTGGCTCGACGTCAACGTCGCCTCGTTCTCCGAGCTCTCCGCCCCGTTGCTGGAGCGCATGGCCGAGGAGCGCCAGGGCGCGACCGGCGCGGTGATGAGCGCGTTCGGCTCGCGGGTCACCGGTGCCGAGCTCGGTGCGCTGCTCGCGTTCGTCGGGTCCAAGGTGCTCGGCCAGTACGAGCCGTTCCTGCCGGCCGCGGACGCGAAGGAGGGGGAGCGGGGGAGCCTGCTGCTCGTCGCGCCGAACATCGTCGCCGTCGAGCGGGAGCTGCAGGTCGACCCGACCGACTTCCGCCTGTGGGTGTGCCTGCACGAGGAGACGCACCGCACGCAGTTCACCGCCGTCCCCTGGCTCGCCGACCACGTGCGCGGCGAGATCCGCGAGTTCCTCGACGCGACCGACGTCGACCCCGCCGCGATGCTCCGTCAGATCGGCCGTGCGGTGCAGGGTCTCGGCGACGTCGCGCGGGGGCAGGGCTCGGTTCTCGACCTCGTCGCGACGCCGGATCAGAAGACCGCGCTGGACCGCATCACCGCCGTCATGTCCCTGCTCGAAGGTCACGCCGACTTCGTCATGGACGGCGTCGGGCCCGAGGTCATCCCGTCGGTCGGGGAGATCCGCTCGGCGTTCCAGCGCCGCCGCGAGTCCGCGTCCGGGCTCGACGCGCTCCTGCGCCGCCTCCTCGGCCTGGAGGCGAAGCTCAAGCAGTACGCGGACGGAGTCAAGTTCGTCTCGGCCGTCGTCGACGCCGTCGGGATGGCGGGGTTCAACAAGGTCTGGGACTCCCCGGCCACGCTCCCCAGCCTCGCCGAGCTCCACGACCCCGCCGCCTGGGTCGCCCGGGTCCACCCGGCGGCCCCGGCCTCGGCCCCGGCCCCCTGA
- the tilS gene encoding tRNA lysidine(34) synthetase TilS yields MGPHPAVAEIRRAIRAAVADLEPGDLVLVACSGGPDSLALARATAFEAPRAGLRAGLITVDHGLQPGSAERAAAVAATGREWGFDPAEAIAVDVGTDGGPEAAARTARYAALDAAAEKHGAAAVLLAHTRDDQAETVLLGLARGSGARSLAGMAPRSGRYRRPLLDVTRATVALACQAEHLQPWHDPHNADPAYARSRVRHEALPALEAALGPGIVDALARTATLLRADADALDALAAAAAAACAAPAGLDCVRLAEQPGAIRTRVLRTAAIAAGSPAGDLTAGHVEALDALVIAWRGQRWVDLPGAVRALRSCGTLVFVGPPEENSP; encoded by the coding sequence ATGGGTCCCCACCCGGCGGTGGCGGAGATCCGGCGGGCAATCCGGGCCGCGGTCGCGGACCTGGAGCCTGGGGACCTCGTCCTCGTCGCGTGCAGCGGGGGGCCGGACTCGCTCGCCCTGGCGCGGGCGACGGCCTTCGAGGCCCCGCGCGCCGGGCTGCGGGCCGGACTGATCACCGTCGACCACGGGCTGCAGCCCGGCTCGGCGGAGCGGGCGGCCGCGGTCGCCGCGACCGGCCGCGAGTGGGGGTTCGACCCGGCGGAGGCGATCGCCGTCGACGTCGGGACCGACGGGGGGCCCGAGGCCGCCGCCCGGACCGCGCGCTACGCCGCGCTGGACGCTGCGGCCGAGAAGCACGGCGCGGCGGCCGTCCTGCTCGCCCATACCCGGGACGACCAGGCCGAGACGGTCCTGCTCGGCCTCGCCCGCGGCTCCGGGGCCCGGTCGCTCGCCGGCATGGCCCCGCGCTCCGGGCGCTACCGGCGTCCGCTGCTCGACGTCACCCGCGCGACCGTCGCGCTCGCCTGCCAGGCCGAGCACCTCCAGCCCTGGCACGACCCCCACAACGCCGACCCGGCGTACGCCCGGTCCCGGGTCCGCCACGAGGCCCTCCCGGCCCTGGAGGCGGCGCTCGGCCCCGGCATCGTCGACGCCCTCGCCCGGACCGCGACCCTGCTCCGCGCCGACGCCGACGCCCTCGACGCCCTCGCCGCCGCAGCGGCCGCCGCCTGCGCCGCCCCCGCCGGGCTCGACTGCGTGCGGCTCGCGGAGCAGCCGGGGGCGATCCGGACCCGGGTGCTGCGGACCGCGGCGATCGCGGCGGGCTCGCCGGCGGGGGACCTGACGGCCGGCCACGTCGAGGCGCTGGACGCGCTGGTCATCGCCTGGCGGGGGCAGCGGTGGGTAGATCTCCCGGGCGCGGTCCGCGCGCTCCGATCGTGTGGGACGCTCGTCTTTGTCGGCCCCCCGGAGGAGAACTCCCCGTGA